The stretch of DNA CGCAGAAGGCCACGTCGGCCGGGGCCACGCTGGTCGCGAACGTCTGCACGGTGCCGTACGAGAGCCGCTTGTACAGGGAGGTGATCGCGGCCCGCACCGTCTCCAGATGCGGGTAGCCGTGCACCACCGGTCCGCCGTTCGCCACGTCCGAACCCCCAAAGACGCCCTGAACTCTCTCCCACTTTATGCGCGGGAGCCCCGATTCCGCCCGGCGCCCACGCCACACGGTGCCCGGTGCCCGCCGTTGACCACGGGTCGGACGCTCGTGATCGGAGCGCCGCCCAGCCCGTAGGGTTGGAGCCCATGACCACCAGCAGCACCGGTACCGGTGACGTCGCCCCCGCCGTTCACGAGGAGCTCGCGCGGCTGCGCGACAGCATCGACAACATCGACGCGGCCGTCGTCCACATGCTCGCCGAGCGGTTCAAGGCGACCCAGCAGGTCGGCCACCTCAAGGCCGCCCACCAGCTGCCGCCCGCCGACCCGGCCCGCGAGGCCCGGCAGATCGCC from Streptomyces sp. 6-11-2 encodes:
- a CDS encoding chorismate mutase, whose amino-acid sequence is MTTSSTGTGDVAPAVHEELARLRDSIDNIDAAVVHMLAERFKATQQVGHLKAAHQLPPADPAREARQIARLRALAEDAKLDPAFAEKFLNFIIAEVIRHHERIAEDAGNGETPAT